A stretch of DNA from Cololabis saira isolate AMF1-May2022 chromosome 17, fColSai1.1, whole genome shotgun sequence:
CGCGTCACCGCGGGAGGTCTCCATGGTTTCCATGGCCTGCAGTTCGTCCTCGTCCTGTCAACGGAGCAAACatgctacaaataaaaaaacgccTGAGATACAGCACGCCGGGTATCGCCGTGTCCCGGCTGTTTTCCTCCGGTGCCTCCAGGAACCCGGTCGTGTTTTTGGACGTCGACGCAGACGAAGAACCGCTGGGAAGAATAATCATTGAGGTAGCTAGCGGGCTAGCCGCTTCCAGCCGCCCCTGCGACACGTGACTAACACGTGACCAACATCAGCTCATCTGTTTTTATTATGTTGCAGCTGAACGCTGATGCTGTGCCAAAGACTGCAGGTAGCTTTTTTAATTAATGCATCTGATCGtaatttcatttgttatttgattatttttaaacacattaaataataaaaattcaatAATAATCAGACTCATATccagtgtcgtgccaaaaagtgattgcctgccagaatctgatttctcccctgaaaatgggtcttttcacctgccaaaaattgatttgaggccaaatacagttaatgaaaggttgtttctacctaaaaaTGATTTGATCtgattcttgagcttcataatataaacactagagctcacaggattgcttttaactcttttaaaggaccattacaacacaaaataggcattttcacctgccaaaaattgattgaaggccaaatacagttaatgaaaagttgtttctgcctaaatatgacttgatctcattcttgagcttcataatataaacactagagctcacaggattgcttttaactcttttaaaggaccattacaacacaaaataggcattttcacctgccaaaaattgattgaaggccaaatacagttaatgaaaagttgtttctgcctaaatatgacttgatctcattcttgagcttcataatctgaaaatctgacgttttagcgctatcctTCAACGGGCTGGTGTGCGcactcccgcggccagaaatcagaagaaatcacattctggcaggcaatcactttttggcacaacacaggcactttaaaaacttcatattgtacatttctgtttatacattttatctttcCTTAGtcatcctaagtcactttttgtacagactcatatccgccactttaaaaacctcatattgtacatttctgttcatacattttatctctttatatatttgctttatatttgtattgtattgtattgcaccaatcaccacaacaaattccttgcgcgtgtttaacaaacttggcaattaacccttttcttattctgattctgattctgattctgatcacaGAAAACTTTCGAGCGCTGTGCACAGGAGAACTCGGTTTCGGATATAAAGGGTGTGTGTTTCACAGGATCGTGCCAGAGTTCATGTGCCAGGTAAGAGCTGCAGGGAAGCTGCAGGGCGGTGCGGTTAAGTGCTTGCCATGCAGTGTGTTGTGTTTTTGCCACAGGGAGGAGATTTCACCAACCACAACGGCACAGGAGGGAAATCTATTTATGGCAAGACGTTTCAAGATGAAAACTTCAAATTAAAACACACAGCTCCAGGTAAATCCGGGCTataattcaatcaatcaaccaaacAACCAACCAGTTTTCACTGCCATTCAGGCAAATCAGATACATCAATTGATTACAACACCTGAAATACAATGATTATAAAATACTGACGCGGTAGTGCAGTCAGTGCATGAAATAGATAAGTgtaaaacaagacaataaataAGGAGTTAttgcacaaataaaaagttaGAATTTTTATCACAGTATTTAAAAAGTCTTTATCGACCCATAAAGTATATCAGCAGATGTGGTGGGAGACTGCAGGACAAACAGCTGTCGATGGATAGCTGCTTTTGGCAATTTATTCTCTGATTCTGGTGTCACATGTGGGGAGTAAGAGCACAGATATTATTTGTTTACGTATTTAAAGCTATTCATCAAATTAGATAATCAACAAAAAGGATATTTAAAGCACTCTGCAGCTATTATCTTGCATCTTTGTATACAAATGCTTctccactagatggcagcacCTAATCTCATGCAGCCATCAAAGTTACTGTTCATATAGATTTTGCAATCCTCATGTGCATGACCTACTTTTAGTCAACATGCACTAAAAAAACCCTTTCCTTGGATAAACCTTACCCACATGCAGTTCATTTTATAGcactttagtttgtttttcatGATTCCAAATTACATCAGTCTTAGGAAAGAGAAACAGGACTTGTTGTTGTGGACTTATATCTTGCATCCCCTGGTTCAGTGGTTAAAAAGAAACCAATGTTTTCTTGAGTACATACCATTCTGTTGATTGCTGTTTTTCATATCTGCAGGAATACTTTCAATGGCAAACTCGGGGCCAAACACAAACGGCTCGCAGTTCTTCATCTGTGTGACTAAAACTGAATGGTAAATTATTGCTTGTTTTCTGTGCTCCCTAACAGACTTTGTCCTGCTGCGTCCAGATCTAACCCATTCACCAGTTCCTAAAGTCCCTTTTTCTGTTTGGTTTGTCAGGCTCGATGGTAAACACGTTGTGTTCGGGCAGGTGAAGGACGGTATGGATGTGGTCACCAAGATGGAATCCTTTGGGTTACATGACGGGGGAGTGATCAAGAAAATACTCATCACTGATTGTGGGGAGATCAAATAACCCTCACAAGACTTCCCATGGAAAGCTTGAAGGTAGGTATTGAAGGTGTAAATAGTATGTGCTTGTATGATTAATAGAAAAAGACAAGGAGTCAAGACATTgatactttttcttcttttttaactgaagCTGATTTAACAAATTATAATTGTGTTAACCTTATCTTCAAATGAAAGTACTTTAAAAGTATTTTGGTGTATAAAATGTTAAATGGGAAGGAACattcttattaaaaaaacacttttttataaCAATACTCGTAGGTTTATGAACTGAGGGACTGTTTCTGTAGCTGAGAAAGTTCAAGGTTTCTTGAGTTGGATGTACGGCTGCTGAACAgtctgtctttttttgtttgtttttgtttcttaagACAACATTAGACTATGGTgtggcattgtcttgctgaaataagcatGACCTTTTCCTGATGGCTTCACAGATGTGCAAGTCACCCATGTCATATAAATTAACACGCCCCTGCACTATTGTGGATACTGTCCCTCGAAGCTGCTTTAATAATATGCTTCAGTCTGCCTTGACTGGTTCAAGACAACAAGAAACCTTAGCATTTCTGAAACATACAGCATTGCACATTTTGCATATTTATTTGCACTGTATTATCTGCCTTCACAATTTCAATTTTTACTTAGATTATCAGCAATGAACTTTATTGACAGTGTTTTACCCATGCAATGATatctataaaaagaaaaacatccgtATTTAGTTCCACCATAGACCTCAAGATTAAAGCCCTTCTGTTGGTTTTCAATGTTTCAGAGATATATTCAGATTCTTTATGCCCAAAATTCTTTCTGTGGCATTTAAGAAAACCATATTATTGAGTTTTATAATGGCATTGCTCTAGTTGCCGCCTGTTGCTGCACTTCTAATCTAACCGTCTTCCTTTTTATCCTCTTGAGTTTTTCTACTGAATTAATTTTTGTTACAACACTgaatatttaaacatatttctaCACTGGTTTGGATGCTGTTTTGCAATGGAGGAAGTTTAAACCATTTCTTCCCATTAATCATCACAAACAAACTGGATCAGCTTTAAGCAAAGATGAGGAACAGTGAGAGCATCAGGAATGAGGTATTAGTGTTTCACTGAGTTTTATTTGGTCTCCAAGCCAGTTTTCAATCTACATGTGCAGAAAGAGACTGCAGGCAAAGTGGCAAGAGTAAAGAAGAAGGGATAGCAGCTTAACCACAGATGATGTCATCTTGAACAAAAACCATCTGTACACCAAGGACATTAAAATCTTGGCTCTGACTTTACATATATGTTGTTTACTGAGCAAGTTCATGCATGAATTAAAATTTTTCGTGTGACATCACCAGCTCTGTTGTTGCCAAACTACAAACGCATCAGGCTGATGAGGTCCTTCTCTGAAAAATCTCAagcttttaaactttttttgttattaaaaacaattatttattttgttgggTGGCGAATAAAGTATTACTAAATTCAACTCTTGCAGTATTTTTCCACGGAGTAAGTGCttctcttcttttgttttttttttctactgttaCATAACTTTTACAGTTTGTTTCAGTCCCAGAACTTGGACACATTTTGGTGGCATCAGTTTCAGCATTTGATATATGTTCTTTGTGCTATTTAAAGCTAATACTGGGTTTTTACTTGGATTTAAAGGGCACCAGCATTTTCAGAAATGCAATTGTAACTTACAGTGCCATTTGACTGCATACATGAGCATTTTGTAGATTTTACAAGCCTCGGTCTGAATACAGGACATTTGCTCTCTCGTGCCACTAGCCCCGCTGGCTTTAAAGCTTCCCGGAAAAGATCCAGCAGCTTTTTTTAGACCTGTGCTCCAGCAGCACATACTGACTTCCTGTCCATCAGAGCAGGATGTGACATGCACCTATTGGAGCTGAAAAATCATGCTGATACAGTTAACAGAGGTCATGTATATGCAGACTTCTGGCTCTGTGAAGATGGAAGCACAGAGGAACCTGAAAATGTCTTTAGTCTACTCTCTCTTCTCCTTCACTCTTAAAACACAGTGTCCGGAGAGAAAGCAGGAGTGCGGAGCAGGTTTGAGAGCCAGAGACTGGGTGGTGCTGCTTATCGAGCTAATACTTTATGAAAGTAAATAATGAAGCGATGTGAAAAGGCGGCTCTTGCCCCTAAGTGAAAGCATATGCGCCCTGACCTTCCACCGTGTGTTTGAATTCTCAGATTACATTGTTGCCATAGTGATTTTTCAGCTCACCCTCTGTTTGAGCTGGAGATGTTGTAACAAACTTGATATAATTTGGTTCCCCACCCTCTGGTTTAGTTTTAGATATTTGGAATGCATGTCCAACGTTGTGCGTGGAAACTTGGCCCAAAACACGACGGCGCTGTGGCCAACGTCTTAACTCGCATGCGAAACAATGACATCTCCACAACCGATGCAAGCTGGTTCTTCTGAAGACGTCTGCACTTATCTCTCACATCCCTGTGTCAGTTGGTGTCCTCTGtgttttgtttcgtttttctgTCCACACTTAACTGTCTGAGTCGAGCCGTGGCAGCTTTATGCGAATGCAATCTCTCATCACTTTCACAGGACATAAAAGTTTCTCTCCCTTCTGCATTACACAAGCAACCGGGAATAAAACttaagaaaaatagaagaaacAAAAACTCCCAATCTACAAACTCTATCTTGTGAAATAGTTCCAGCTTGCACTCAGAGACGCAGCACAGAGAGATGGTAAAAACATATATGCTTAAATAATGACTTCTGCGCAGATGGGAGCTCTCAGGAAACAATGAGTAGCTTTTGGCTGAAATGGAAGTGAACACCTCTCAGTTTCTGATAACAGTAATTCAGCAGAGAACCCAAACAAATTAAACAACTCAGTCCAAGCAGTTATAATTCAATTTAAAGTTTATTCACCAAACTCTCAACAGCACTAAAAGCAACTAAAATGTTTTCCCAACTAACAAATAAGGCACATTTTGGAATGCCGTTTCatggacataaaaataacagACCTGTGGTCGACTTTCTGGTCTTCCTCTGTCCTTGTTTCCCCAAAATCCTGTTATCTTCCCAACCTCACGCCTGCCTTCTGTCCaattcaaacattacatttattgCAATACTGCATTACAAACATCTCAATACAGACAGTAAAGAATGCAAACACAACTTTCCAACTTGACCACATAAGTGTTAACACATTACATTCAGTAAATATGTGTTATTCATAAAGGCTACACTCGTGGTAAATGAAAAACTTCAGGACTAATAAACAGGCGTAGCTGGTAAAGTTAAAAAACTGTAACAAACTACTGTGAAGATTTTAAATAAGTACACATTGCACAGGATAATATTTAATTCAACTccaaacacatgcacatgcaaaCTCTAAAACAGTTCTTTGTCACACAGGCTTCCTTAATGAAAGTATATACTTCCTAAACTACTGAAAACCTTTTATAATAGTTTCTTGTTGCTGCTTTAAGCAAACTACATCTCACAGTTTAATGTGCTTATACAGTGGTGAATATCCATCactaaataataagaaaaaaaacagctattTTCTGCACATTAACACAATATATCTTCATAATATTGTTTACAAGAATGAATACACGTGGCtgtgtggatgtaaatggcaGCTCGTAATTAGTCACATAGCAACTGAGTAACATGGTTAATCAACACTGATAActttataaaacaaaacacaaacatacaatGGCTTGTAATTGAGAAAGGGTATTAATTATGTAccagcttctttttttaatataataatCTATGCAGATATCAATATTTCCTTCTTTGTGTAACTTTGTTGCATATTCTATACAAAAAAGTGTTGTAAAAAGTCTCTCCATAAATATTTCTGCAGGATAACCCCTCAGATTTTtgtaaaacaaaggaaaaaaaacaaaaaaaactcccagCTTTGATTATTTCTCAGCAATAGGCCCTtcttcacacaaaaaaaagctttaatatTGCTTAACACGTCATTGAAAATGATGGCCAtcaaatatatacataaaaaatatcGATCTTTTTCAGGGAAATAACTCGAGTCTGCAGATTGCTTTAGAATTTTCAACATCTATTAAGTCTTCCAAAATACACATCTATATTCATAGAAAATAACAAATTTGAACTGCAAAGGTACAAGAAAAGTCAAGTAATTCAAGACACTATGTCTAAAAGCaactattttgtttttttttaagcatatCCCATCAGCTGCTTATATTGGCTCACGGTTTGCCGTTTAAAAGGACTTCTTCGTAACACGTCTCTGGCCTGAATAACACTCTCGCAGGATTAATTTCCGTTCTGCCAGAACTTCATGAATCGCTAGacatttttacttgttttatgaGGTTATTCCATAAGGCATCAGGCGTGGTATGACTTGGACAGTCAGGTTCCTGTTATCTGATAGAGTAGCGACATTGCAACAAAGGAAAAGACATTAACAGTAAGAAAAAATGGATTGTTCCCAACAGCGGTGGCCTTTGACGAGACTAAATATAGATGCGCAATTGACAAATCGTTTCTTTAAAAAGGGGCACTCCACCAATTTTACTCAGTTAAAGGAACGTTCAAGAGTTAAACAAACCCGAGGTTTAATATTAGGTGGTAAGGAGCAGAAACTTTGGTTATGGAGCAAAAAGATGTGAATTGAAGCCGTTTTGAGCAAGAATGTATGACAATTGATGTTAGTCCCGGGGGCAATAGACTCAGGTAAAAATAAAGAGCTTTTAAGTCTGTAAAGCCTTTACAAACACttctttttacatgtacaaagtTAAAAGGCACACTGTAAGTTACGTGGAAAGGCATTCTTGAGTCTATTTAAGAGGCCTTCAATAGCAATTTATTTTGACATAGATCCATTGCTCTCTGTTTACATTAATTAGCATTTTCCTGCAAACATATTCTGTTCCAACTCAAAACTGCCTCAGTTCATGCTGTTTCAGTCCCTAACAAGTTTACATTCTTTAACAACCAATAACAGATCTAAGGTTAGTTTAACTATTTGTTTGAACTTGAACTTTGTTTGAGCTTCACCAGGGTTCAGTACCTTAGTGATATCAGAATGACGACGTATGAAGTAAATCAGATGTGTCTGCATTTCTGCAGAAACCCGGTGTAGCaaaaccggggggggggggggtcgcatCCGCTGCAAATTGCGTATCCGCAGGTGTGAATGACTCGATGTGCTCTGAGATGATGTGATTCAGACTCCACTTATACTTGGTCTGCACGGCACATGGTCGCATTTTGTTTATCTGCGTTTAAGCAGCGTGTCCTGGGCCACATTGAAGGACCACCTTCCATACA
This window harbors:
- the ppifa gene encoding peptidylprolyl isomerase Fa, with protein sequence MLQIKKRLRYSTPGIAVSRLFSSGASRNPVVFLDVDADEEPLGRIIIELNADAVPKTAENFRALCTGELGFGYKGCVFHRIVPEFMCQGGDFTNHNGTGGKSIYGKTFQDENFKLKHTAPGILSMANSGPNTNGSQFFICVTKTEWLDGKHVVFGQVKDGMDVVTKMESFGLHDGGVIKKILITDCGEIK